CGCCGCCTTCGAAGAGGTCGCGTACCTCCTGTGGCACGGCGACCTCCCCACGCGCGCGCAGCTCGACGCCCTGAACAAGGACCTCGTCGCGGCGCGGACGCTGCCGGCGCCGGTGTTGAACGTCCTGCGGGGGTTTCCGCGCGACGTGCTGCCGATGGATGCACTGCGGACGGCGACGTCCGCCCTCGGCATCTACGACCCGGAGTCCCGCGACAACGGGCAGGCGGCGAACCTCCGCAAGTCGGTGCGCCTCACCGCGCAGACCGCGACGATCGTGGCGGCGATCGGTCGGCTCCGCGAGGGCAAGGATCCGGTGGCGCCCGATCCGTCGCTGAGCCACGCCGCGAACTTCCTGTACATGCTGTGGGGCCGCACCCCCGACGCGACCGCGGTCAAGACCGTCGACACCGCCCTGATCCTCCACGCCGACCACGAGCTCAACGCCAGCACGTTCGCCGCGCGCGTCACCGCGGCGACGCTCGCGGACATGCACTCCGCGATCACGTCCGCGATCGGGACGCTCAAGGGTCCGCTGCACGGCGGCGCCAACGAGGCGGTGATGCGCCTGCTGCTCAGCATCGGCGATCCCGCCAAGGTGATTCCGACGGCGCGGGAGATGATCGTGGCGAAGCGCAAAATCCCGGGCTTCGGCCACCGCGTCTACAAGACCGAAGATCCGCGGGCAACCCATCTCCGGAAGATGTCCGAAGAGCTGGGCCGGCAGAAGGGCGAGCTGAAGTGGTTCGAGATGTCGCGGGCGCTCGAGCAGTTCATGCTGTCGGAGAAGAAGATCTACGCCAACGTCGATTTCTACTCGGCCACGTGCTACTATTACCTCGGATTTCCGCTCGAGCTGTTCACGCCGGTCTTCGCCGTGAGCCGCATCAGCGGCTGGACCGCGCACGTCCTCGAGCAGCTCGCCGACAATCGCATCATCCGGCCGCGCGCGGAGTACGTCGGGCCGCGCAACCGGACCTACGTGCCGATCGACAAACGGTAGCAAGGTCCGCGCCGGACTGTGCCCGGCGCTACCCCACCACCTCTTCGCCGCCGTCCACGCCGATCACGTTGCCGGTGATCCACTCGGTGCCCGGCCGGCACAGCACCGCGATCGCCCGCGCGACGTCCTGCGTCGTGGTGAGCCGCCCGGACGGGTTGCGCCGCAGCGCGGTGTCCACGATGGCCTGGTTCCCCGGAATCTTCCGCAGCGCCGGCGTGTCGGTGACGCCGGCCCGGATGCCGTTGATCGCGATGCCGCGCGGGGCAAGTTCCATGGCCAGCTGCCGGATGTGCGACTCGAGCGCCGCCTTCGCCGCGGAGACGGCGCCGTAGTTCGGCAGGACGCGCATCGCCCCGGCGCTCGTCATCGCGAAGATCTTCCCGCCCCGCCGCATCAGGCCCGAGTAGACGAGGTCCTGCGTCCAGTACACGAGGCTGTGCGCCATCACGGAGAGCGTCATGTCCATCTGCGCCGGGGTGATGGCCTCCTCGGCCGACCCAGCGACGTAGGGGCGGAGGTTCCCGAACGCGAGCGAGTGCAGGAGCACGCCGACCGTGCCGTCCTTGCCGGCTTCCTCCCGCGCGCGCGCCAGCACCTCGACGCGCCGCTCGGGGTCCGCGGCGTTGACGTTGAAGAAGACGGCCGTGCGTCCGGCGGCGCGGATGCCGCCGATCACGTCCTCGACGTGCGGCATGGTCGTCTTGCGGTCGAGATGGACGCCGATGATGTCGTAGCCGGCGCGGGCCAGCTCGAGTCCGGTCGCCTCGCCGAACCCGCTACTCGCGCCGAGAATCAACGCCCAATGACGCGGTTCCGCCATGGCGTCGCTATTTCGGTCCGTGCCGCGTCAGCCCTTCACCGCCCCGGTCGTGAGGCCCGACACGTAGTGCTCGACGAAGAACGTGTAGATGACGGCGATCGGCACCGACCCGAGGACGGCCGCCGCCATGAGCGGCCCCCAAAACAGGACGTCCGCGCGGATCAGGTCGCTCACGGTCCCGACGGGGATCGTCTTCAGCGGGCCCGACGACATGAAGATGAGGGCGTAGAGAAACTCGTTCCAGGAGAGCGTGAACGAGAAGATCGCCGCGGAAAGCACGCCCGGCAGCGACAGCGGGAGCACGATCCGGATCAGCGTGCCGAGCCGGCTGCTGCCGTCGATCTGCGCGCATTCCTCGATCTCGCGCGGGATCGTGCGGAAGTAGCCCATCAACAGCCAGGAGCCGAACGGAATGAGAAACGTCGGATAGGTGAGGATCAGCGCCCAATACGTGTTGTACAGGTGCAGCCAACCCACCACCTGGGCGAGGGGCAGGAACAGCAGCGTCGGCGGCACGAGATAGGCGAGGAAGATCGACATCCCCATCACGCCGCTGCCCGGGAACCTGAGGCGTGCCAGCGCGTAGCCGATCAGGACGCTGCACACGAGCGACAGCACGGTCGCCGCGGTCGAGATCACGAGCGTGTTCTTCGTCCACGTCCCGAACGCGGTGTCCCGGAGGAGGTACGTGTAGTTGGCGAACGTAAAGTGGCGCGCCCACAACGGATTGAACTTCAAATTGAAGAGATCGGTCGGCGGCTTGAGCGAGACGATCGCCATCCAGTAGAACGGCGCCAGCAGGAAGACCAGAAACGCCGCCAGCGGCAGGTACACGGTGAAGATCTGGCGCCCCAGCGTCCGGCTGCCGACCATTAGACCACGTCCCGGCGCAGGTACCGCAGCAGCAGCACCGCGAGGACCGCGAGAATCGGGAACATGTAAAGCGCGATCGCGGCGCCCTGCCCGATCTCGGTCGCGCTCAGGCCGATCTGGTAGGCGTACGTGCCGAAGATGTGGGTCTCGTTCGCGGGGCCGCCCTTCGTCAGGATGTAGATGAGCTGGAAGTCCGCGAACGTCATGATGATCGAGAAGAGCGTGCTGATCAGCATCACGCCCGTGATGATCGGCAGCGTCACGTGGACGAACCGGTGCCAGGCGCCGGCCCCGTCGATCGCGGCCGCGTCATGCAGCTCCGCCGGCACGGCCTGCAGCCCGGCGAGGATCGTCACCCCGAAGAACGGCGTGCCGCGCCAGATGTTCGCGATCATCACGGAGACGATCGCCAGCACCGGGCTGCCGAGGAAGTTGATGTTGCGGGCGATGAGGCCCCAGTGCCGCAGCAGCCAGGAGACGGGGCTGAAAATCGGATCGAAGATCATGAGCCATCCGAGACTGCTCAGCGCCGTCGGCACGATGAACGGCATGAGGACGGCGGCCCGCACCGCGTTGCGAAACGGGATCGCGGCGTTCAGCACCAGCGCGAGGCCGAGACCGAGTGCGAGTTTGAACGGGACCGTGACCATGGCATAGATGAACGTGTTTCGCGCCGTCTGCCGGAAGATGCTGTCGCCGAGCAGGTCGGTAAAGTTGCGGAACGCGATGAACCGCCCGGCATGCCCGATCGTGCTGTCGGTGACCGACAGCCACAAGCCGAGGAAGAACGGGTAGGCCATGAAGACGGTGAGCAGCAGCATGCCCGGCAGCATGAGCAGGAGGCCGAGGGTGCGCTCATTTTCCAGGAGCGCACGCGTGCCGGCCGCGCGGCGAGGCGCGGCCGGCAAGTGCGGTTGAACGGCCGTTGTGTTCAGGTCCGGCACCTATTTGCTGTAGATCGCCTCCAGCTGGTCCGCGCCCCACTTGATCGCGCCGGCGGCGTCGTTCGACTGGATCGCCTTGGCGTACGTGTCGATGACGATGTACTTCGAAAACGCTAGGCCCGACTTCGAGTTCGGCGGGCCCGCCCATCCTTGGTCCCTGCCGATGCTGGGCTCCTTGCTGAACGCGTACATGATCGGGTCCTTGCCCCACATCGGGTCCTTCGCCCATTTCTTCACCGCGGGCAGATTATAGCCGGCCTGGATATGCAGCCAGTCACCGTACTGCTTGTCCTGGAACCACCACGCGAGAAACTCTTTCGCGCCGGCGATATTCTTCGAGTTCTTGAGAATGGCAAGCGTCCGCGTTCCAAGGAACGCGAACCGGCCGGTCGGCCCCCGTGGGTTCAGCGTGTGGTTCATGTCCTTGGCGATGTCTGGGTAATCCTTGAGCGCCGCGGCGTAGATGCTCGAGCCGTTGAGGGTCGCCCCGATCTGCCCGGCGAGAAACGCCTTGTTGTTGCTCGAGTCGTCCCAGGACAGTCCCGTCTCGTCGAACGACTCTTTCCACGCCGAGACGAGCTTTTTCATCGCATCCACGAACATTGG
This sequence is a window from bacterium. Protein-coding genes within it:
- a CDS encoding SDR family oxidoreductase codes for the protein MAEPRHWALILGASSGFGEATGLELARAGYDIIGVHLDRKTTMPHVEDVIGGIRAAGRTAVFFNVNAADPERRVEVLARAREEAGKDGTVGVLLHSLAFGNLRPYVAGSAEEAITPAQMDMTLSVMAHSLVYWTQDLVYSGLMRRGGKIFAMTSAGAMRVLPNYGAVSAAKAALESHIRQLAMELAPRGIAINGIRAGVTDTPALRKIPGNQAIVDTALRRNPSGRLTTTQDVARAIAVLCRPGTEWITGNVIGVDGGEEVVG
- a CDS encoding sugar ABC transporter permease, whose protein sequence is MPAAPRRAAGTRALLENERTLGLLLMLPGMLLLTVFMAYPFFLGLWLSVTDSTIGHAGRFIAFRNFTDLLGDSIFRQTARNTFIYAMVTVPFKLALGLGLALVLNAAIPFRNAVRAAVLMPFIVPTALSSLGWLMIFDPIFSPVSWLLRHWGLIARNINFLGSPVLAIVSVMIANIWRGTPFFGVTILAGLQAVPAELHDAAAIDGAGAWHRFVHVTLPIITGVMLISTLFSIIMTFADFQLIYILTKGGPANETHIFGTYAYQIGLSATEIGQGAAIALYMFPILAVLAVLLLRYLRRDVV
- a CDS encoding carbohydrate ABC transporter permease, whose protein sequence is MVGSRTLGRQIFTVYLPLAAFLVFLLAPFYWMAIVSLKPPTDLFNLKFNPLWARHFTFANYTYLLRDTAFGTWTKNTLVISTAATVLSLVCSVLIGYALARLRFPGSGVMGMSIFLAYLVPPTLLFLPLAQVVGWLHLYNTYWALILTYPTFLIPFGSWLLMGYFRTIPREIEECAQIDGSSRLGTLIRIVLPLSLPGVLSAAIFSFTLSWNEFLYALIFMSSGPLKTIPVGTVSDLIRADVLFWGPLMAAAVLGSVPIAVIYTFFVEHYVSGLTTGAVKG
- a CDS encoding citrate synthase; this encodes MQSSPGTPAQVAEGLEGIVAAESRICFVDGVEGRLIYQGYDIHDLVAHAAFEEVAYLLWHGDLPTRAQLDALNKDLVAARTLPAPVLNVLRGFPRDVLPMDALRTATSALGIYDPESRDNGQAANLRKSVRLTAQTATIVAAIGRLREGKDPVAPDPSLSHAANFLYMLWGRTPDATAVKTVDTALILHADHELNASTFAARVTAATLADMHSAITSAIGTLKGPLHGGANEAVMRLLLSIGDPAKVIPTAREMIVAKRKIPGFGHRVYKTEDPRATHLRKMSEELGRQKGELKWFEMSRALEQFMLSEKKIYANVDFYSATCYYYLGFPLELFTPVFAVSRISGWTAHVLEQLADNRIIRPRAEYVGPRNRTYVPIDKR